The Ramlibacter algicola genome segment CCGCGCCGCCATGGACGCCGCGAAGGTCGATCGCGCCCTGTGCATCTGCACGATGCTGGAGGAGTTCGAGGCCGTCCACGCCCTCGCGCGCCAGTACGACAACTTCTGGGCCTCGGTGGGCGTCCATCCGGACAACGAAGGCATCCAGGAACCTTCCCTGGACGACCTGCTGCAGCGCGCCGCCCTGCCGCGCGTGGTGGCGATCGGCGAGACCGGCCTGGACTACTACCAGATGGACGAGCGCAAGGGCGGCCGCAGCGTGGCGGACCTGGAGTGGCAACGCGACCGCTTCCGCACCCACATCCGCGCCGCCCGCCAGTGCGGCAAGCCGCTGATCATCCACACCCGCTCGGCGTCGGCCGACACGCTGGCGATCCTGAAGGAGGAGGGCGAGGACGGCTCCGCCGGCAGCGCAGGGGGTGTCTTCCACTGCTTCACCGAGACGGCCCAAGTCGCCCGGGCGGCGCTGGACCTGGGCTTCTACATCTCGTTCTCGGGCATCGTGACCTTCAAGACCGCGGCCGACCTGCGCGAGGTGGCCGCCTTCGTGCCGGACGACCGCTACCTGATCGAGACCGACAGCCCTTACCTGGCGCCGGTCCCGTACCGCGGCAAGACCAACAACCCGTCGTACGTGCCGCACGTGGCCGCCTGCCTGGCGGAGGTGCGCGGCGTGCCGGTGGAAGCCGTCGCCGGACAGACGACGGCCAATTTCGAGCGCCTGTTCCCCGGGGTTCAGAGTTGAAGCATTACTCGAAGATCGTCGGTTACATTGTTGTCGGAGCTTGGTTTTCTGTCGCAAGTGCCGGGTCGTACGACGACTTCTTCCATGCCGTGAAGATGGACGACGTGGCCACGGTCCAGCAGCTCGTGGCGCGCGGATTCGACCCCAACACGCCCACGCCGGACGGCCAGACGGGCCTGGTGATGGCGTTGCGCGAACCGTCGCCCAAGGTCGCCGGATTGCTGGCGCGCCTGCCGGCCACCCAGGTCGAGCTGCGCACGCCGCAGGACGAAAGCCCGCTGATGATGGCCGCGCTCAAGGGCCAGGAAGACGCGGTCAAGGTCCTGCTGGCACGCGGCGCCGACGTCAACAAGACCGGCTGGGCGCCGCTGCATTACGCCGCGTCGAACGGCAACGTCGCGATCGTCAAGCTGCTGCTGGAGCACCACGCGTACATCGACGCTGAGTCGCCCAACGGAACGACGCCACTGATGATGGCGGCGATGTACGGCTCCACGGAATCGGTCGAGGTGTTGCTGGAGGAAGGCGCCGACTGGAAGCTGAAGAACCAGCAAGGCATGACGGCGCTGGACTTCGCGGTGCGTGGCGAGCGGCCGGACGCCGTCCGGATCCTGTCCGCCACCATGGAGGGCCGGCCCGTGCCGCCGCCGTTCTTTGCGCCGATCGTGCCCAAGGCGGCACCGCGACAGGATGCGCCGCCTGTGCAACGCCCAGGACCATCGCAGCCGGCAACGCCGGAGGCGGTCGAGGCCGTACCGCAACCGCGGCGGGAACCAGGCCGTTGGTGAACCTGCCTTCCGTGCCGTCTTGACTTGATACGATGCTTATTATGTCGAATATCAAGGGCGAGTGGATTTGGCGGCAGGAAGCCGGCACCAGGCCGTCCAGGCCACGTTCCTGCTCCGCCCCGCCCGGCATTGACGCGTCGTAACCAAAAACCCGCGCTGCCTCAGCCATTCCTGTGCATTCCGTCACGGTCGGGCCTTTGCCAGCCGGGAGTGACTGGCGTACCTTGTTCGTCCCCCCACAGAAAGGCCATCCGGCGCCGACACACCTCGCCATGGGCTGGTTCAATCAATCCCTGCGCGGCGGCCTCTACGGGCTGCTGGGCCACAACGATCCTTCCGCCTCCGCGCTGGACGCGGGGCTGGAAGACATCCGGGAAGCGATGCTGGACCTGATCGGCACCAACGGCCGCGAGCGCTTTCCGCAGGTCACGCGCCGCATCCGCTACGCGGGCGACCTGCAGGGCCTGTGGTACCTGCGCGGCGACCTGATGGCGACCCTGGCCGCGATGCACGGCGAGTCCGTGGCACGCGAGCGCATCGAGGCGCTCACCGAGCTGTTCCAGGGATTGCTGCCGGGCGGCCTGGCATCCCGGCCCAGCCCGCTCATGAGCTGACTCCGGCCTAGTGCCGGTGGCCCCAGACCACGTACGCGTCGCGGCCGTCCACGGCCAGGTGCACCGGCACGCCGAACGGCAGCAGCACCTTGGTGGGCACGTGGCCGAACGGCAGGTCGGTCAGCACGGGAATCTTCACCTGCGACCGCAGCCAGGCGACGACCGTGGCCATCTTGAAGCCCTTGTCGTGGTGAGGCACCGGACGCCAGTTGGTGAACTGGCCCAGCAGGATCGCCTTCTGCTGCGCCAGCACGCCGGCGTGCAGCAGCTGCGTGAGCATGCGTTCGATGCGGTACGGGTGCTCGCCGACGTCCTCGAGGAACAGGATGCCGCCGCGCACCTTGGGCAGCCAGGGCGTGCCCACGAGCGACGCGATGATCGCCAGGTTGCCGCCCCACAGCACGCCCCGCGCCTCGCGAAAGCGTGACTGCGCTTCCGCCGCCGGCAAGCGCCAGCCGCTGCCCTCGCCCCGGCCTTCCACCAGGTCCTCGAAGCAGTCCAGCATGATCTCGTCGGGTTCCTCGGCACCGAGGTCCTCGCCAACGGCGGGACCCTGCCAGCTCGTGGCCTTCGCCTGCGCGAACAAGGCGCAGTTCAATGCGGTGAAATCGCTCAGGCCGACGAACTGCGTGCCCTTGTCGACCGCCTTCTTCAGCAAGGGATAGCGGATCGCCGGCAGCAACCGCGTGAGGCCGTAGCCGCCGCGGGTGGTCACCACGATGTCGGCACCGCTGCTGGCAGCGCGATGGATCGCCGCCAGGCGCGTGGCGTCGTCGCCCGCGAACCGCATGTGCGACGTGAAGGCGTCGGGATCGACTTCGACGTCGTGGCCCAAGGCTTGCAGGCGCTTGATGCCGCGGCGGACCGCGGCCTTGTCGCGCACCGCGCTCGAGGGGGAACAGATGTAGATGTGCTTGGCGCTCACGCGGCGAAGTATCCCACCGCGGCGCGCGCGATCGGCTCGCCGTGTTCCTGCACGAAGTGGCCGGCGTGCGGCAGCACCATCGGCTCGGGGCAACCGCGGATGTCCTGGCGCAGTTGCTGCATCACTGGCTGGCCCAGCACGGGATCCTGTGCGCCGATCGCCATCAGCGAACGGCCGTCCCAACGTTCGCGCCAGAACGTGCGCGCCTGCCGCGACACGTCCGCGCCGTCGGCATCGGACTGGTCGGGAACCATCGCCGGGAAAGCGCGCAACGCGGCACGGTGGCCGCGGTCGGGAAACGGCGCGTCGTAGGCGGCGCACTCTTGCGGCGACATCTGCGGGTTGCCGCGCGCGAACAGCCGGCTCACGCTGAACTCGGGATTGCGCGCGCACATCTCGCGCCAGGCCAGGAAACCTTCGCTGAGCGGCACATCGCCCGTGCCGAGCAGGGTGTTCATCACCAGCAAGCCGTCGTAACGCTCCGGCGCCGCCATCGGCAACGTCAGGCCCAGCAGCCCGCCCCAGTCCTGCACGACGAGCACCACGTGCTCCAGGTCGAGCCGCTCGACGAGCTCGAGCAGCACCTGCCGATGCCAGGTGAACGTGTGAGCCGAATCGCGCTTGGGCTTGTCACTCTTGCCGAACCCCGGCATGTCGGGTGCAACCACGCGATCGCCCGCAGCCACGAACACCGGCAGCATGTGCCGGTACAGGTAGCTCCACGCCGGATTCCCGTGCAGGCACAGCCACGTGCGTACCGCGTCACGCGGACCTTCGTCGAGGTAATGCAGGCGCAGCCCGGCCAGCGACGGCAGGTCGCTGACGTAGTGCGGCGACCAGGGATAGCCGGGCAGCGCGTCGAAGCGGCTGTCCGGCGTCCGCAAGGCGTCGTCGCGCAGCGGCGCCGCCGCGGCACGCGCTTCCTGGCGCCGCGTGGCGAAGAACGTGGACAGGAGCGCTCCGCACTCGGCCTCGAGCACGCCATCGGCGATGGCCGTGCGGTGGTTCAGGAGCGGTTGCGCGAACAGGTCCACCACCGAACCGGCGGCGCCCGTCTTCGGATCGCGCGCACCGAACACGACGCGGCGCAGCCGCGCATGCAGCATCGCGCCGCTGCACATGGCGCAGGGTTCGAGCGTGACGTAGAGATCGCAGCCATCGAGCCGGTAGTTGCCCAGCGTTCGTGCCGCCTCGCGCAGGGCGGCGATCTCCGCATGCGCCGTGGGATCGTGGGCGCCGACAGGGTGGTTGTGGCCCCGTCCCACCACCCTGCCCTCGTGCACGACGACCGCGCCGACCGGGACTTCGCCCGCGGCCTGGGCCTGGCGCGCGAGCGCCAGCGCTTCCTGCATGAAGCGGTCGTCGTCCTGCATGCGCGGTTACTTGTCGTCGGGCATCGCGCGCGGCGCCTGCACGGCGGCTTCGGCCGCCGCCTTGAACTGCTGCACTTGCTGCTGCGGGCTGCCGCCGAGGGCCGGCGCGCCGGACACCGTGGGGGCGGCGGCGGGCGGCGTCCCGGTGAGTTGCTTCTTCGCCAGCAAACCGACGATGGCGACGGCCATCACCAGGCCGACGATGCTGAAGATCGCTTTCATTCCTGCTCCTCCTGCACGAGGCCGAGCCGTTCCATCCAGCGGGCCAGTTCGCGCTCGTGTTCATTGCCCGCGGCATAGCCCGCGTGCATGCGCACGTGGGACTCGCGGCGGTGCTGGTTCAGCTTCAGCTTGCACTGCCAGGACGTCACCTGCAGTTCCAGGCCGACGATGCCGGCCAGCATCTTGTGCGCGTACTCCTCGCCGAGCCCGCGCCACTGCTCGGCATACGCCGGCTCATGGTCGCCGATCAGCTTCTTCAGCAGGCGATCCTTGGCGAGCGGGTCCTCGACCAGCCTGGCTTCGACTTCGCAGTGCACCGCCAGGTAGTTCCAGCTGGGCACGCGTTCCTTGTCGGGATAGATCGCCGGCGATTGGTACGCGTGCGGGCCGATGAACGCGACCAGCGCGCGGGGTCGCGCCTGCAGCAGCCGCCAGTGCGGATTGGGCTTGGCGACGTGGCCCCACAGCGTGAAGCCCCCTTCGTGCTGCTCGGTGTGCAGCGGCAGGTGCGTGACGAACGGCAGCCCCGTGTCGTCGACCGACACCAGGCTGGCCAGCGGGTGGGCCCGCATGACCGCGGCGGCCAGTGCCGGGTCGTCGGCCTCGAAGTGCGGCGGCAGGTACATGGATGCACTGTAGCGCTTGCCGCGCGGTGTGCCGAGGGCGTCCCGCCCTACTCCCACTCGATCGTCGCCGGCGGCTTGCTCGAGACGTCGTAGGTGACGCGATTGATTCCGCGCACCTCGTTGATGATGCGGCCCGACACCTTCTTCAGCAGCGCATAGGGCAGCTCGGCCCAGTCCGCCGTCATGAAGTCGCTGGTCTGCACGGCACGCAGCGCGACGACGTAGTCGTAGGTGCGGCCGTCGCCCATCACGCCGACCGACTTCACCGGCAGGAACACGGTGAAGGCCTGGCTGGTCAGGTCGTACCAGCTCTTGCCGGTGTGCGGGTCGATGAAGTTGCGCAGTTCCTCGATGAAGATGTGGTCGGCGCGGCGCAGCAGCTCCGCGTATTCCTTCTTCACCTCGCCCAGGATGCGCACGCCCAGGCCGGGACCCGGGAACGGATGACGGTAGACCATCTCCGGCGGCAGCCCCAGCGCCACGCCGAGTTCGCGCACTTCGTCCTTGAACAGGTCGCGCAGCGGCTCCAGCAGCTTCAGGCCCAGCTGCTCGGGCAGGCCGCCGACGTTGTGGTGGCTCTTGATCGTGACGGCCTTCTTGCTCTTGGCGCCGCCGGACTCGATGACGTCCGGATAGATCGTGCCCTGCGCGAGCCACGCGACGGTGCGCGCGTGCGTCTGCTTGATCTTCGCCGCTTCGGCCTTGAAGACGTCGACGAACAGGCCGCCGATGATCTTGCGCTTGGCCTCCGGGTCGCTCACGCCCGCGAGCTTGCCCAGGAACAGGTCGCTCGCGTCCACGCGGACGACCTTCGCGTGCAGCTTGCCCGCGAACATGTCCATCACCGCGTCGCCCTCGTGCAGCCGCAGCAGGCCGTGGTCGACGAACACGCAGGTGAGCTGGTCGCCGATGGCGCGGTGGATCAGCGCGGCGGCGACGGACGAATCGACGCCGCCCGACAGGCCGAGGATCACTTCCTCGTCGCCGACCTGCCGGCGGATCGCTTCCACCGCTTCGGCGATGTGGTCCTTCATCACCCAGTCCGCCCGCGCGCCGCAGATGCCGCGCACGAAGCGCTCCAGGATCGCGCGGCCCTGCACCGTGTGCGTGACCTCCGCGTGGAACTGGATCGCGTAGAACTTGCGCGCCTCGTCGGCCATGCCGGCGATCGGGCAGCTGTCGGTCGATGCCATCAGCTTGAATCCCGGCGGCATCTCGGTGACCTTGTCGCCGTGCGACATCCACACGTTCAGCATCCCGTGGCCTTCGGGCGTGGTGAAGTCGGCGATGTCGCGCAGCAGTTCCGTGTGGCCGCGCGCGCGCACGGCGGCGAAGCCGAACTCGCGCTTGTGGCCGCCCTCGACCTTGCCGCCCAGCTGGTGCGCCATGGTCTGCATGCCGTAGCAGATGCCCAGCACCGGCACGCCCAGCTCGAACACCGCCTGCGGCGCCTTGTCGGTGGTGTCCTCGTAGACGCTGGCGTGGCTGCCGGAGAGGATCACGCCCTTGAGGCGGCCGTCGGCGGCGTACTCGCGCACCCAGGCGTCGCTGACGTCGCAAGGATGGACTTCGGAATAGACGTGCGCCTCGCGCACGCGGCGCGCGATCAGCTGCGTGACTTGCGAGCCGAAGTCGAGGATGAGGATCTTGTCGTGCTGCATGGTCAGGAAAGGTCGGTGATCAGGGGATGGTCGACCTGCAGGCAGGCGCGCTGCAGCGCGCGGTCCATGGTGACCAGGGGCGCCTTCAGGTCCACCGCGACCTTCAGGTACGCGGCGTCGTAGGGGGTGAGTTGCAGGGACTGCGACCAGTTCCAGGACTCGAGGGGCGACACGCGCGTGGGCGCGAGCGCCACCGGCAGGCGGCTCAGGAGCCGCAGCACGTGCTGGTGGGCGCTGTCGGTGAAGCGGCCCCGCGCCAGCGCACGGCCGGCGGCGTGCAGGGCTTCCAGCGGGAAGATGGACGCGCTGGTGGCGCTCTCCTCGCCGGACATGATGCGAATCAGCGCCTGCGACACCTTGTCGCCGCCTTCATCGGGGAACACCC includes the following:
- a CDS encoding TatD family hydrolase encodes the protein MFVDSHCHLSFPELSSQLDAIRAAMDAAKVDRALCICTMLEEFEAVHALARQYDNFWASVGVHPDNEGIQEPSLDDLLQRAALPRVVAIGETGLDYYQMDERKGGRSVADLEWQRDRFRTHIRAARQCGKPLIIHTRSASADTLAILKEEGEDGSAGSAGGVFHCFTETAQVARAALDLGFYISFSGIVTFKTAADLREVAAFVPDDRYLIETDSPYLAPVPYRGKTNNPSYVPHVAACLAEVRGVPVEAVAGQTTANFERLFPGVQS
- a CDS encoding ankyrin repeat domain-containing protein produces the protein MKMDDVATVQQLVARGFDPNTPTPDGQTGLVMALREPSPKVAGLLARLPATQVELRTPQDESPLMMAALKGQEDAVKVLLARGADVNKTGWAPLHYAASNGNVAIVKLLLEHHAYIDAESPNGTTPLMMAAMYGSTESVEVLLEEGADWKLKNQQGMTALDFAVRGERPDAVRILSATMEGRPVPPPFFAPIVPKAAPRQDAPPVQRPGPSQPATPEAVEAVPQPRREPGRW
- a CDS encoding LD-carboxypeptidase, which gives rise to MSAKHIYICSPSSAVRDKAAVRRGIKRLQALGHDVEVDPDAFTSHMRFAGDDATRLAAIHRAASSGADIVVTTRGGYGLTRLLPAIRYPLLKKAVDKGTQFVGLSDFTALNCALFAQAKATSWQGPAVGEDLGAEEPDEIMLDCFEDLVEGRGEGSGWRLPAAEAQSRFREARGVLWGGNLAIIASLVGTPWLPKVRGGILFLEDVGEHPYRIERMLTQLLHAGVLAQQKAILLGQFTNWRPVPHHDKGFKMATVVAWLRSQVKIPVLTDLPFGHVPTKVLLPFGVPVHLAVDGRDAYVVWGHRH
- the tadA gene encoding tRNA adenosine(34) deaminase TadA, whose amino-acid sequence is MQDDDRFMQEALALARQAQAAGEVPVGAVVVHEGRVVGRGHNHPVGAHDPTAHAEIAALREAARTLGNYRLDGCDLYVTLEPCAMCSGAMLHARLRRVVFGARDPKTGAAGSVVDLFAQPLLNHRTAIADGVLEAECGALLSTFFATRRQEARAAAAPLRDDALRTPDSRFDALPGYPWSPHYVSDLPSLAGLRLHYLDEGPRDAVRTWLCLHGNPAWSYLYRHMLPVFVAAGDRVVAPDMPGFGKSDKPKRDSAHTFTWHRQVLLELVERLDLEHVVLVVQDWGGLLGLTLPMAAPERYDGLLVMNTLLGTGDVPLSEGFLAWREMCARNPEFSVSRLFARGNPQMSPQECAAYDAPFPDRGHRAALRAFPAMVPDQSDADGADVSRQARTFWRERWDGRSLMAIGAQDPVLGQPVMQQLRQDIRGCPEPMVLPHAGHFVQEHGEPIARAAVGYFAA
- a CDS encoding FMN-binding negative transcriptional regulator, yielding MYLPPHFEADDPALAAAVMRAHPLASLVSVDDTGLPFVTHLPLHTEQHEGGFTLWGHVAKPNPHWRLLQARPRALVAFIGPHAYQSPAIYPDKERVPSWNYLAVHCEVEARLVEDPLAKDRLLKKLIGDHEPAYAEQWRGLGEEYAHKMLAGIVGLELQVTSWQCKLKLNQHRRESHVRMHAGYAAGNEHERELARWMERLGLVQEEQE
- the guaA gene encoding glutamine-hydrolyzing GMP synthase, encoding MQHDKILILDFGSQVTQLIARRVREAHVYSEVHPCDVSDAWVREYAADGRLKGVILSGSHASVYEDTTDKAPQAVFELGVPVLGICYGMQTMAHQLGGKVEGGHKREFGFAAVRARGHTELLRDIADFTTPEGHGMLNVWMSHGDKVTEMPPGFKLMASTDSCPIAGMADEARKFYAIQFHAEVTHTVQGRAILERFVRGICGARADWVMKDHIAEAVEAIRRQVGDEEVILGLSGGVDSSVAAALIHRAIGDQLTCVFVDHGLLRLHEGDAVMDMFAGKLHAKVVRVDASDLFLGKLAGVSDPEAKRKIIGGLFVDVFKAEAAKIKQTHARTVAWLAQGTIYPDVIESGGAKSKKAVTIKSHHNVGGLPEQLGLKLLEPLRDLFKDEVRELGVALGLPPEMVYRHPFPGPGLGVRILGEVKKEYAELLRRADHIFIEELRNFIDPHTGKSWYDLTSQAFTVFLPVKSVGVMGDGRTYDYVVALRAVQTSDFMTADWAELPYALLKKVSGRIINEVRGINRVTYDVSSKPPATIEWE
- a CDS encoding type II toxin-antitoxin system VapC family toxin, with the protein product MLVIDASAFASWVFPDEGGDKVSQALIRIMSGEESATSASIFPLEALHAAGRALARGRFTDSAHQHVLRLLSRLPVALAPTRVSPLESWNWSQSLQLTPYDAAYLKVAVDLKAPLVTMDRALQRACLQVDHPLITDLS